One Trichoplusia ni isolate ovarian cell line Hi5 chromosome 6, tn1, whole genome shotgun sequence DNA segment encodes these proteins:
- the LOC113495265 gene encoding uncharacterized protein LOC113495265 isoform X6 translates to MSATSEYEPAARQDYGPATSSENVYQHVLDHKLTDMNVPSVRTPVLRAVPFSPTEGDPEPDSTNPESIIQSVHKVEKEVEYHIADKHCDTDMSVDSLSGIVRLEEAIDNVGRIAYPILQETEDSNDANYVENSTTLIQAPLNTAIVQNVTKLPQNFTINVDAAVGNITSIQNVQDVSGNQTLWLPTILATSAATNDTKTDDDRTQAGVSQIIITSESYVNDTNQSGRRANIVTETNFISRPKTSKVQILSNISIPKNPSYNQQYITGKEMAPVYGTQNHVYKLSNSVLCTKPQKNQSLIGCSTLSPNVVNNSPIKNVPYNHTFTKSTNLNKTLNKVNNGANLNAMVAASSGNTQCHILSRVVSGPNKMSVHSGRKSVNTFKGSKNSGQVSSQKNQSRPIKIIQQTGSANKSEAKSWPVASVTYKSQQPSYGVVDSNASKIIQKVGSPTHKNQSMSLSKFPPKTERLVLQSPCGPVLISTAPISTSLPKGPHYVQSGSTPNLRYVQTYGPADNPISTVSQVSANQQLTAQILQSLSQPKLMLQPSPTSVNHNIPTLPPTPEEPVEIKPINQKRIVVGDKTTLLTEDDIIGMEERPNLSEELRRYSFQPLAFVMLDHTYAQPAQKQPSATPPSTPVSTGPPPAIISPTLTTSPMSPLKRNSPVIMSTASYDMPSTVPTSVIGTPIPVSSIQMPTMTYKPQPPPPPDDDAASVISSVDGDRKANRGGSDTETAPEGEEEGKTRCICDFTHDDGYMICCDRCGEWQHVDCMGIDRQNIPDAYMCELCLPRAIDRRHARAIQLRKREELSALGASDTDSSESSKPPGQRRKRLLTVTTYTNTSGSCVTTYNSNVPVLPPLPQPSLTLPKRGPKRPKKTEVIRKGSKRKLSEKRVKRKKEMLLNRSKYSSGLTNQSHFQDSYELAVTNHYSPELRAKIMKYSSRLGNTPNMAYAMSAHLCTTVPHAGGKILIATKDLKENTPVIELRGKYMLSNQHRPQLQNSARAGSQKPGPFVFFYRLPKDNTQICIDTRTYGNEARFVRRSCKPNAELQHCIVKGTLHVYLVTIGVIQSNTEITVGHDADGSKQPCACGNPKHCKVNGLNTLASRKSVDYPPREKRSRNRCFSSSSPVSPPHAPAVTTPVKEFTPQIVPVKSEKKSPQQIKHEYPPMSPVKTAVMALNFDEPPKPEPIEDLKPEIDLIAKEEMKPEDIDEPDFYKEEPVEEKFEGPVEEFKKEPPPIVEEPPKPVPKIEEIALKLENETFSDDEKPEKEKEEEKKPKVEEPKLEEDRPLTREFMAKSACHDRSSRSSRTTCVNHDSLDDKTDDSQDKIQTNSKEKEKRKMVSSKNSNESLPPSLGTRTSSKPASKLQTREERKMEAIMKAFERMEKAEQRKQEVKERQKRRESDPHPNANDKDDDEEVHNTSKKRKKRKGRARTTSQSNRRRLNSADSDMVTSGDEAPAAPLSPPRRASALPLRRDSALPPPSEQHERNNDTVNEELGLSSACLLVEAAVGSVESAFKLPKTKKTMATEWIGRSPERTPSPYRSPYRPALVTAPSLESLVRVASTIIGDLSAGHDLDHEEDTRLSPPRTPGRDRNKPPKKAKRITRSTPPTEVTEVVAPVIPQHSAKKRWLRQAISEESDSPSAGWYSNVFVSESPPNEMVTPLKKRRLARESLSCEQNTIVPCNDETSPILTSEDSPVKDDVQALTRQYKVRNIMDSIYGRDRTRSDSGQGSDDQCNMDNEMLNMNIKGPHDSENIRRIIGVPTPEDEMPPEITKPEDIKTNNNNVELDESNYNKVVPMEIDTTIPAQPKIQESIDASIDVKGIESPNDKLNSCQSADTSGNSSPQRDEMDDIQKKIHSFHTENIQILKSRNKKPKEKRKKVNLNFDLNMVDDQISIQLRTENDSNSKSIEINGDIHDEMSNSVHDDVKLHVSPENIPLPPVESIPLPAPENIPLPEEPSPMPVIPPPETIPLPEEPMKPVKAIRPATPVESPEKVDKPFSIDRPSVLENSTLPFSSRFSSTGLFSGIFSNMSQSFNMDSSINENVPNMSIIKSAIDRTTSLDSSLFDKDSITRADELKNVQEILTRVNNMDSNNSVILSGVLNSSNKASLLAPSPKPLGKPYCPRNNDPRLNPPPVEKPKPVRRKLSITEYRKRHKGGCVEEGGGGSSSEAGEAGSGGEAGEAAPEWSSESSGAASLSPQRLDAAAQAAADELEQRLHRELAADHMPKGVFDAQPTASERQRENLSSRLRREFGLALPDDEEARPPTENTDGAGGAKRCDR, encoded by the exons ATGTCAGCTACATCAGAATACGAACCAGCGGCCCGGCAA gaTTACGGGCCGGCCACCTCCAGTGAAAATGTCTATCAACATGTATTGGATCACAAATTAACAGATATGAATGTACCTAGTGTGAGAACTCCTGTATTGAGGGCTGTGCCCTTTTCTCCCACTGAAGGTGATCCTGAACCTGATTCCACAAATCCTGAAAGTATCATTCAATCTGTGCACAAAGTAGAGAAAGAAGTTGAATATCACATTGCCGACAAACATTGTGATACAGATATGTCCGTGGACTCCCTTTCAGGCATAGTGAGGCTTGAAGAGGCCATTGATAATGTAGGACGCATAGCGTATCCCATATTACAAGAAACAGAAGATTCAAATGATGCTAATTATGTAGAAAACTCCACAACCCTTATTCAAGCTCCACTTAATACGGCAATTGTTCAAAATGTCACAAAATTGCCTCAGAACTTTACAATTAATGTTGATGCAGCAGTTGGAAACATTACATCTATTCAGAATGTACAAGATGTGTCAGGAAACCAGACTTTGTGGCTACCCACAATACTCGCAACCAGTGCTGCTACAAATGACACAAAAACTGATGATGATAGAACACAAGCTGGCGTGTCACAAATCATTATCACCAGCGAAAGTTATGTAAATGACACAAATCAAAGCGGAAGAAGAGCAAACATTGTTACAGAGACTAACTTTATTAGCCGACCCAAGACATCCAAAGTTCAAATTTTAAGTAACATATCTATTCCGAAGAATCCCAGCTACAATCAACAATATATCACTGGTAAAGAGATGGCACCAGTATATGGCACACAGAATCATGTATACAAGCTAAGCAACTCAGTTCTATGTACTAAACCTCAGAAGAATCAATCACTGATTGGCTGCTCCACCTTGTCACCTAATGTTGTCAACAATAGCCCAATCAAGAATGTGCCCTACAatcatacatttacaaaaagcacaaacttaaataaaactttgaataagGTAAACAATGGTGCTAATTTAAATGCTATGGTTGCTGCCTCCTCTGGCAACACTCAATGCCATATTTTATCTCGTGTTGTCTCTGGACCCAACAAGATGTCTGTACACTCGGGAAGAAAATCTGTCAATACATTCAAGGGGTCTAAAAACTCTGGTCAAGTCTCAAGTCAGAAGAATCAGTCGAggccaataaaaataatacaacagaCTGGGTCAGCTAACAAATCTGAAGCAAAGTCTTGGCCTGTTGCCAGTGTTACATATAAAAGTCAGCAGCCAAGTTATGGAGTTGTTGACTCCAATGCATCAAAAATTATACAGAAAGTTGGTAGCCCAACACATAAGAACCAGTCAATGTCTTTGTCAAAATTCCCTCCTAAAACAGAACGTTTAGTTTTACAGTCACCTTGTGGGCCTGTTTTGATTTCAACTGCTCCAATAAGTACGAGTTTACCCAAGGGTCCACATTATGTGCAATCTGGGTCTACCCCTAATTTACGATATGTTCAAACATACGGTCCCGCAGATAATCCGATTTCCACAGTATCTCAAGTATCAGCTAACCAGCAACTTACTGCACAAATATTGCAGTCATTATCACAGCCCAAGTTGATGTTACAACCAAGTCCGACATCTGTAAATCATAATATACCTACTCTACCTCCAACTCCTGAGGAACCAGTAGAGATAAAACCTATTAATCAAAAAAGGATTGTTGT ggGCGACAAAACTACTTTACTTACTGAAGATGATATAATTGGAATGGAAGAAAGGCCAAATCTTTCTGAGGAACTAAGAAGGTATTCATTCCAACCCTTAGCATTTGTGATGTTGGACCACACATATGCTCAGCCTGCTCAGAAGCAACCTTCAGCAACACCACCCTCAACACCAGTCTCAACAGGACCACCGCCTGCAATCATTTCACCTACATTAACTACATCGCCAATGAGCCCACTGAAGCGAAATTCACCCGTTATCATGTCCACCGCTTCATACGATATGCCTTCGACAGTGCCTACCAGTGTTATTGGAACACCTATACCTGTTTCTTCTATACAAATGCCGACTATGACGTATAAGCCTCAACCGCCGCCGCCACCCGATGACGACGCAGCTTCTGTCATATCTTCGGTAGACGGCGATAGAAAAGCTAATAGAGGTGGTAGTGACACGGAAACAGCTCCAGAAGGGGAGGAAGAAGGCAAGACGAGATGTATCTGCGACTTCACACACGACGACGGTTACATGATTTGTTGTGACCGTTGTGGTGAGTGGCAGCATGTGGATTGTATGGGCATCGACAGACAGAACATACCGGACGCTTACATGTGTGAACTCTGTTTGCCCAGGGCGATAGACCGACGCCATGCACGTGCCATACAGTTAAGGAAAAGAGAAGAACTCAGCGCTCTTGGTGCATCTGATACGGACTCGTCTGAGAGCAGTAAACCTCCAGGACAGCGTCGAAAACGATTACTTACAGTCACTACTTATACAAACACAAGCGGATCATGTGTAACTACTTATAATTCTAATGTACCAGTGCTTCCACCATTGCCGCAACCTTCGTTAACATTACCCAAGCGAGGGCCTAAAAGGCCAAAGAAAACAGAAGTCATAAGAAAAGGCTCTAAGAGGAAACTTTCCGAAAAAAGAGTAAAACGGAAGAAGGAAATGTTATTGAACAGAAGTAAATACAGTTCTGGATTAACGAATCAGTCACATTTCCAAGATTCTTATGAACTGGCTGTTACAAACCATTACAGCCCAGAGTTGAGAGCTAAGATAATGAAGTACAGCAGTAGATTAGGTAATACTCCCAACATGGCGTATGCTATGAGTGCACATTTATGCACCACTGTGCCGCATGCCGGTGGCAAGATATTAATTGCTACAAAGGACTTGAAGGAAAATACACCAGTAATAGAATTACGAGGCAAATACATGTTGTCTAACCAGCACAGACCGCAATTACAGAATTCGGCTCGTGCTGGTAGTCAAAAACCTGGACCTTTCGTATTCTTCTATAGATTACCAAAAGATAACACACAAATATGTATAGACACAAGGACTTATGGCAACGAAGCCAGATTTGTTCGAAGATCATGTAAACCCAATGCTGAATTACAACACTGTATAGTTAAAGGGACATTACATGTTTATTTAGTTACGATTGGAGTAATTCAGTCCAACACAGAAATAACTGTGGGGCATGATGCTGATGGTAGTAAACAGCCTTGTGCTTGCGGAAACCCGAAGCACTGTAAAGTAAATGGTCTAAATACGTTAGCGTCTCGTAAAAGTGTCGACTATCCGCCTAGAGAGAAAAGAAGTCGAAATAGATGCTTTAGTTCTTCTTCACCAGTCTCTCCACCGCACGCTCCCGCCGTTACGACACCAGTTAAAGAATTCACTCCACAAATTGTTCCTGTTAAATCTGAGAAGAAATCACCGCAACAAATCAAACACGAGTACCCTCCTATGTCACCCGTAAAAACAGCTGTGATGGCCTTGAATTTCGATGAACCGCCTAAACCTGAACCAATAGAAGACTTGAAACCTGAAATAGATCTGATAGCTAAAGAAGAAATGAAGCCAGAAGACATTGACGAACCGGACTTCTATAAGGAGGAACCCGTCGAAGAAAAGTTTGAGGGACCCGTCGAGGAATTCAAAAAGGAACCGCCGCCAATTGTGGAGGAACCACCGAAGCCCGTCCCCAAGATAGAAGAGATAGCTCTAAAGCTTGAAAACGAGACGTTTTCTGATGACGAAAAgccagaaaaagaaaaagaagaagaaaagaaacCTAAAGTAGAAGAGCCTAAATTAGAAGAAGACAGGCCGCTGACTAGAGAGTTTATGGCTAAGTCTGCTTGCCACGACCGCTCCTCAAGATCAAGCCGTACGACCTGCGTCAATCACGACTCGTTAGACGACAAGACAGATGATTCTCAGgataaaatacagacaaatagcaaagaaaaagaaaagaggAAAATGGTGAGTTCGAAAAACTCAAATGAAAGTCTGCCTCCTAGCCTTGGGACTAGAACGTCTTCTAAACCTGCATCTAAATTACAGACGCGCGAGGAACGTAAGATGGAAGCTATTATGAAGGCGTTTGAACGCATGGAAAAAGCTGAACAGCGCAAACAAGAGGTTAAAGAAAGGCAAAAGAGACGAGAGTCAGATCCTCACCCTAATGCTAACGACAAGGATGACGATGAAGAAGTTCATAACACTTCTAAAAAACGGAAAAA GCGCAAGGGTCGCGCGCGCACGACATCGCAGTCCAACCGGCGGCGCCTGAACTCTGCGGACAGCGACATGGTGACGTCAGGCGACGAGGCCCCGGCCGCGCCGCTGTCGCCGCCGCGCAGGGCCAGCGCGCTGCCGCTGCGCAGGGACAGCGCGCTGCCGCCGCCCAGCGAACAGCATGAGCGGAACAACGATACCGTCAATGAG GAACTTGGACTGAGCTCCGCGTGCTTATTAGTCGAAGCGGCCGTAGGATCGGTCGAGTCTGCCTTTAAATTaccaaaaacaaagaaaactatgGCGACGGAATGGATCGGAAGATCACCCGAAAGAACACCATCGCCTTATAGGTCACCTTACAGACCTGCCTTAGTTACTGCACCGTCCTTAGAAAGCTTGGTCAGAGTAGCGTCTACAATAATCGGTGATTTAAGTGCTGGACATGACTTAGACCATGAGGAGGATACTAGATTATCCCCGCCTAGAACACCGGGGCGAGACCGAAATAAGCCCCCTAAGAAGGCAAAGAGAATAACAAGAAGTACACCACCTACGGAAGTCACTGAAGTTGTCGCGCCAGTCATACCTCAACATAGTGCCAAGAAGAGATGGTTGAGACAAGCTATCAGCGAGGAGAGTGACTCTCCTTCAGCAGGTTGGTACTCAA ACGTATTTGTTTCAGAATCGCCACCCAACGAAATGGTCACCCCATTGAAAAAGAGACGGTTAGCAAGAGAATCGCTGTCTTGTGAACAGAACACAATAGTGCCT TGTAATGACGAAACCTCGCCTATTTTAACATCAGAAGACTCTCCAGTCAAAGATGATGTGCAAGCATTAACGCGGCAATATAAAGTCAGAAATATTATGGATAGTATTTACGGTAGAGATAGAACTCGCTCGGACAGTGGTCAGGGTTCCGATGACCAGTGCAATATGGACAATGAAATGTTAAACATGAACATCAAGGGCCCTCACGACAGTGAAAACATTAGAAGAATAATAGGAGTGCCCACGCCGGAAGACGAAATGCCACCTGAAATAACTAAACCAGAGgacatcaaaacaaataataacaatgttgAACTGGACGAAAGCAATTACAATAAAGTTGTGCCAATGGAAATAGATACTACAATACCAGCGCAGCCAAAAATTCAGGAGTCTATCGACGCTAGCATAGACGTCAAGGGAATTGAGAGCCCCAACGATAAACTGAACAGCTGTCAGTCGGCAGACACGAGCGGGAACTCGTCACCCCAGCGCGATGAGATGGACgatatacagaaaaaaatacactccTTTCACAcagaaaacatacaaatacttaaaagcagaaataaaaaacctaaagaaaaacgaaagaAAGTCAATCTGAACTTCGATCTCAATATGGTTGACGATCAGATCAGTATTCAACTTAGAACGGAAAACGACTCGAATTCAAAGTCGATAGAGATCAATGGAGACATTCATGACGAAATGAGCAATTCTGTTCATGATGACGTCAAACTGCATGTATCTCCTGAGAATATACCTTTACCGCCTGTCGAGTCGATACCACTCCCCGCGCCAGAAAACATCCCGCTACCCGAGGAGCCCAGCCCCATGCCTGTGATACCGCCGCCAGAGACCATCCCATTGCCGGAGGAGCCTATGAAGCCGGTCAAAGCGATACGGCCAGCAACCCCCGTAGAAAGCCCAGAGAAAGTCGACAAGCCCTTCTCAATCGACAGGCCGTCCGTGTTAGAAAACTCAACTCTACCCTTTTCGTCGCGTTTCAGTTCGACTGGTCTCTTCTCCGGTATTTTCAGCAATATGTCTCAATCTTTTAATATGGACAGTTCAATAAACGAGAACGTACCAAACATGTCTATAATAAAGAGTGCAATAGATAGGACTACAAGTTTAGATAGTAGTTTGTTTGACAAGGACAGTATTACACGAGCTGACGAACTGAAGAACGTCCAAGAGATTTTAACGCGAGTGAACAATATGGACTCAAATAACAGTGTGATATTATCGGGAGTGTTGAACAGTTCTAACAAGGCGAGCCTGCTGGCGCCGTCGCCCAAGCCGCTGGGCAAGCCCTACTGCCCGCGCAACAACGACCCCAGACTGAACCCTCCGCCTGTTGAAAAACCCAAACCAGTCAGAAGGAAG CTCTCTATAACGGAGTACCGCAAGCGGCACAAAGGCGGGTGCGTGGAGGAGGGCGGCGGCGGGTCGTCGAGCGAGGCGGGCGAGGCGGGGtcgggcggcgaggcgggcgaGGCGGCGCCCGAGTGGTCGTCCGAGTCGTCGGGCGCCGCCTCGCTGTCGCCGCAGCGCCTGGACGCCGCCGCGCAGGCCGCCGCCGACGAGCTCGAGCAGCGACTGCATCGCGAGCTCGCAGCCGACCACATGCCCAAAG GTGTCTTCGACGCGCAACCAACAGCCTCGGAGCGACAACGGGAGAACCTCAGTTCGCGATTACGGCGGGAGTTCGGCCTTGCCTTGCCCGATGACGAAGAGGCGAGGCCGCCTACCGAAAACACCG ATGGCGCGGGCGGTGCGAAGCGGTGCGACAGGTAG